A section of the Planctomycetaceae bacterium genome encodes:
- a CDS encoding DUF4058 family protein, which translates to MRCPFPGMDPYLEQPEIWPDFHDSLIACIRGQLQPMLRPRYAALTQDRLYVVEAERPIRPDVAVIETRQSRIHGESGGTATAVEQAEADAPSAVFDLRRDEVREPVIHIIEPAQGNRIVTAIEVLSPHNKRPGIGRQSYLKKRDEYWDGGVNLVEIEPPCESPQRSWHRSPRIII; encoded by the coding sequence ATGCGTTGTCCTTTTCCCGGCATGGACCCGTATCTGGAACAACCGGAAATCTGGCCGGATTTCCACGACAGCCTGATAGCCTGCATTCGAGGCCAGCTTCAGCCGATGCTGCGTCCTCGCTATGCGGCGCTGACACAGGATCGGTTGTACGTGGTTGAAGCGGAACGGCCGATTCGCCCCGACGTCGCCGTCATTGAAACTCGCCAATCGCGGATTCACGGCGAAAGCGGCGGAACTGCGACTGCGGTGGAACAAGCCGAAGCGGATGCTCCTTCTGCCGTATTTGACCTGCGACGCGACGAAGTGCGGGAGCCGGTCATTCACATCATCGAACCGGCGCAGGGCAATCGCATTGTCACGGCCATCGAAGTGCTCAGTCCCCACAACAAGCGACCCGGTATTGGTCGTCAGTCGTATTTGAAGAAGCGGGACGAATACTGGGATGGCGGAGTCAATCTGGTGGAGATCGAGCCACCGTGCGAGTCTCCGCAGAGAAGCTGGCATCGGTCGCCCCGTATCATTATCTGA
- a CDS encoding Gfo/Idh/MocA family oxidoreductase has protein sequence MTSSGTAIIGTGFMGWVHLEALRRIGVPVVGVLGSGQQKSEDFAACLGVPRAYASFDEVLADDNVTTVHINTPNRTHFEMAKAALEAGRHVLCEKPLAMTSAESAALVQIADRHPRQAAAVNYNIRFYPMCMEARERIRRGDSGRLFNVTGSYVQDWLLHDTDYNWRVLAEAGGELRAVADIGTHWLDLVQFITGLKIESVCADLQTVHPVRRRPKGEVQTFSSGSAGETEPVGISTDDYGCVMLRFAGGAHGVLHVSQVTAGRKNCLRFEISAQQQALAWNSEQLNELWIGHRDRANEVLPRDPSLLTDAAKACASYPGGHNEGYDDSFKQCFRSFYNYIEAADFSADPPFATFRDGHREIVLCEAILQSHRERKWVEA, from the coding sequence ATGACTTCATCCGGCACGGCAATTATCGGCACCGGCTTTATGGGCTGGGTGCATCTGGAAGCTCTGCGGCGAATCGGTGTGCCTGTTGTCGGGGTGCTGGGGTCGGGACAACAGAAGTCCGAGGACTTCGCCGCGTGCCTGGGTGTGCCTCGGGCGTATGCGTCATTCGACGAAGTTCTCGCCGACGACAATGTCACCACCGTTCATATCAACACGCCCAACCGCACTCACTTCGAAATGGCAAAAGCCGCGCTGGAAGCCGGCAGGCATGTGCTGTGCGAAAAGCCGCTGGCGATGACGTCCGCCGAATCCGCGGCGCTGGTACAGATCGCCGATCGCCATCCGAGACAGGCCGCAGCGGTCAACTACAACATCCGGTTTTATCCCATGTGCATGGAAGCTCGCGAACGCATTCGGCGCGGAGATTCCGGGAGGTTGTTCAACGTCACCGGCAGCTATGTTCAGGACTGGCTGCTGCACGACACAGATTACAACTGGCGAGTCCTTGCCGAAGCAGGCGGCGAACTGCGAGCCGTCGCGGACATTGGTACTCACTGGCTGGACCTGGTGCAGTTTATCACGGGTCTGAAAATTGAGTCCGTGTGCGCGGATCTGCAGACGGTGCATCCGGTGCGTCGCCGGCCAAAAGGTGAAGTGCAGACGTTTTCATCCGGTTCCGCGGGCGAAACGGAGCCGGTTGGCATCTCAACCGACGATTACGGCTGCGTCATGCTGCGATTCGCGGGCGGTGCTCACGGCGTTCTGCATGTGTCGCAGGTGACAGCCGGTCGAAAGAACTGCCTGCGGTTTGAGATCTCCGCTCAACAGCAGGCTCTGGCATGGAACAGCGAACAGCTGAACGAACTGTGGATCGGCCACCGCGATCGAGCAAACGAAGTGCTGCCTCGCGATCCGTCGCTGCTGACCGATGCCGCCAAAGCCTGTGCGAGCTACCCCGGCGGCCACAACGAAGGCTACGACGACTCGTTCAAGCAGTGTTTCCGAAGTTTTTACAACTACATCGAAGCGGCGGACTTTTCAGCTGACCCGCCATTCGCCACCTTTCGCGACGGTCACCGCGAAATTGTGCTGTGCGAAGCGATTCTGCAAAGTCACCGAGAACGAAAGTGGGTGGAAGCTTGA
- a CDS encoding DUF4058 family protein — protein MTRYVAGQELVYAIQLRQRLPRIAIPLDETDVTLDLQAAFERCWDEGPYPELLHYDGNPPGELSHDDTTWARETAAKYNPAEPAN, from the coding sequence GTGACACGTTATGTTGCCGGCCAGGAACTGGTGTATGCGATTCAACTTCGGCAGCGACTGCCTCGAATCGCGATTCCGCTGGACGAAACCGACGTCACTCTGGACCTGCAGGCCGCCTTTGAACGCTGCTGGGACGAAGGCCCATATCCCGAGCTTCTGCACTATGACGGGAACCCGCCCGGTGAATTGTCCCACGACGACACCACGTGGGCTCGCGAAACAGCGGCGAAATACAACCCGGCCGAGCCTGCCAACTGA